From the Phycisphaeraceae bacterium genome, one window contains:
- a CDS encoding transglutaminaseTgpA domain-containing protein, with protein sequence MLPNGRRLLFIQVMLAVFALCLALSNPLLLAIAGSVAVVGWLLFERAQQRRLPGWVVSTGGVCAFGMLVVENMVLGHRMVLAMAHFTLVLQALLLFGHKRPRDIIAMLVISLVQMIIACVVSVSMVFGVLMLGYCFLLTWTLSRLQLETAYVGLASSPKVTRRGGVPMRRTPVGLRVTRAVIGVLCLLVGLLCFLLVPRSDSGAFVDELGGVMLEQATGYSERVDVRTSPSLEGSDEAVLRLRVMAHGEPFRGTGQVYLLRGMVFDQYDVASGQWMRGVEAQARYQHVPLEMGSVRFVSVEEPLSLLEGEVTIRRRNHEALFSVLPVVSFTSANVERLEFNPLDQVLRTSGAGTPGGALGYTVRWPLFHQMEIPGVYFDAMENRDGLGMTRSLMSDRHVDRYARGWLVDEEEIRDYTMAILERAGLERDPELAFTVEDWKVATRLAQELRDHYRYRRFNPRPRGGVDPVTAFLLDHRTGHCELFASGLAAMCRSVGIPARLIVGYRVSEYNEAGSYYVARQKHAHAWVEVATDADGGWRSLDGTPHSSIEVLHATEDTLAHRLRSWYERLEFSWIALIVAYDDHARNLLVAWAQNVPMAAEDIAGVLRRVWGRTALWFSAMTGSSLALWGGLAATGLGALLAGVAVLLARHKRDLERLGVELEGWSEGWSWVRRMDFYLRMIRLLERHGYVRPSWQTPQAFAEELMEANPMRFGPVVLLTALFYRARFGGEQPDEGEMVLARAHLEALRHGLATGASRL encoded by the coding sequence ATGCTGCCTAATGGTCGTCGGCTGCTGTTTATTCAGGTGATGCTGGCGGTGTTTGCGTTGTGTCTGGCGTTGAGCAATCCGTTGCTGCTGGCGATCGCGGGTTCGGTGGCGGTGGTGGGTTGGTTGTTGTTTGAGCGTGCTCAGCAGCGTCGGCTGCCGGGGTGGGTGGTGAGTACGGGTGGCGTGTGTGCGTTTGGGATGTTGGTGGTGGAGAACATGGTGCTGGGGCATCGGATGGTGCTGGCGATGGCGCATTTCACGCTTGTGTTGCAGGCGTTGCTGCTGTTTGGCCACAAGCGTCCGAGGGACATCATTGCGATGCTGGTGATCAGTCTGGTGCAGATGATCATTGCGTGCGTGGTGAGTGTGTCGATGGTGTTCGGTGTGTTGATGCTGGGGTATTGTTTTTTGCTGACGTGGACGCTGAGCCGTTTGCAGCTGGAGACGGCGTATGTTGGTCTGGCGTCGTCGCCTAAGGTCACGCGTCGGGGGGGTGTTCCGATGCGGCGGACGCCTGTGGGTTTGCGGGTGACGCGGGCGGTAATTGGTGTGTTGTGTCTGCTGGTGGGTTTGCTGTGTTTTCTGCTGGTTCCGAGGTCGGACAGCGGGGCGTTTGTGGATGAGCTTGGTGGTGTGATGCTGGAGCAGGCGACGGGTTACAGCGAGCGGGTTGATGTGCGGACGTCGCCTAGTCTGGAGGGGAGTGATGAGGCGGTGCTGCGGCTACGGGTGATGGCTCACGGTGAGCCGTTTCGTGGGACGGGTCAGGTGTATCTGCTGCGTGGGATGGTGTTTGATCAGTATGACGTGGCTTCGGGTCAGTGGATGCGTGGGGTGGAAGCGCAGGCGCGTTACCAGCATGTTCCGCTGGAGATGGGTTCGGTGCGGTTTGTATCGGTGGAGGAGCCGCTGAGTCTGTTGGAGGGTGAGGTGACGATTCGTCGACGGAATCATGAGGCGTTGTTTTCGGTGCTGCCGGTCGTGTCGTTTACGAGTGCGAATGTTGAGCGGCTGGAGTTCAACCCGTTGGATCAGGTGTTGCGGACGAGTGGTGCGGGGACGCCTGGGGGCGCGTTGGGCTACACGGTGCGTTGGCCGCTGTTTCATCAGATGGAGATCCCCGGGGTTTATTTTGATGCGATGGAGAATCGTGATGGTTTGGGGATGACGCGGTCGCTGATGTCGGATCGTCATGTGGATCGGTATGCGCGGGGGTGGCTGGTGGATGAGGAGGAGATCCGTGACTACACGATGGCGATTCTTGAGCGTGCGGGGCTTGAGCGTGATCCTGAGTTGGCGTTTACGGTGGAAGATTGGAAGGTTGCGACCAGGCTGGCGCAGGAGCTTCGGGATCACTATCGGTATCGTCGGTTTAATCCTCGGCCGCGAGGCGGCGTGGACCCGGTGACGGCGTTTTTGCTGGATCATCGGACGGGTCATTGCGAGTTGTTTGCGAGTGGGTTGGCGGCGATGTGTCGTTCGGTGGGGATTCCGGCGCGGCTGATCGTGGGTTATCGGGTGAGCGAGTACAACGAGGCGGGGTCGTATTACGTTGCGAGGCAGAAGCATGCGCACGCGTGGGTTGAGGTGGCGACGGATGCGGATGGTGGTTGGCGATCGCTGGACGGGACGCCTCATTCGTCGATCGAGGTGTTGCACGCGACGGAGGACACGCTGGCGCATCGGCTGCGGTCGTGGTATGAGCGTCTTGAGTTTTCGTGGATCGCGTTGATCGTGGCGTATGACGATCATGCGCGGAATCTGCTGGTAGCCTGGGCGCAGAATGTTCCGATGGCTGCGGAGGATATCGCGGGTGTGCTGCGTCGGGTGTGGGGTCGGACGGCGTTGTGGTTTTCGGCGATGACGGGTTCGTCGCTGGCGTTGTGGGGTGGGTTGGCGGCGACGGGGTTGGGGGCGTTGCTGGCGGGGGTGGCGGTGTTGCTGGCGCGGCATAAGCGGGACCTGGAGCGGCTGGGCGTTGAGTTGGAGGGCTGGTCTGAGGGGTGGTCGTGGGTTCGGCGGATGGATTTTTATCTGCGGATGATCCGGCTGCTGGAGCGTCATGGTTATGTGCGACCGTCGTGGCAGACGCCTCAGGCGTTTGCGGAGGAGCTGATGGAGGCGAACCCGATGCGGTTTGGGCCGGTGGTGTTATTGACGGCGTTGTTCTATCGGGCGCGTTTTGGTGGTGAGCAGCCGGATGAGGGGGAGATGGTGTTGGCGAGGGCTCATCTCGAGGCGCTTCGGCATGGGCTGGCGACGGGGGCGTCGCGGCTGTGA
- a CDS encoding glycosyltransferase family 2 protein, whose protein sequence is MQSVPGAEPELSIVVPALDEEGNVGPLVDEIDRCVRGVGIEVELIVVDDGSRDGTLGVLKAKQSAYGWLRVLHRDEPGGQSAAMAAGIAAARGAWVATLDADLQNDPGDLPEMLAIAKRDGVDLVQGDRSANRRDHAIRRWASAVGRFARGAIVGDRTRDTGCSARVMRAGYAKRLPLQFKGMHRFIPATVRILGGSIAEMRVSHRERHSGSTKYGLGLVNRGVAGFIDCLAVRWMSKRVRDVSVEEVGTGGEGVT, encoded by the coding sequence ATGCAGAGCGTGCCTGGTGCTGAACCTGAGTTGTCGATCGTCGTTCCCGCGTTGGACGAGGAGGGGAACGTGGGTCCGTTGGTGGATGAGATTGATCGGTGTGTTCGGGGTGTGGGGATCGAGGTTGAGTTGATCGTGGTGGATGATGGGTCGCGGGATGGGACGCTGGGGGTGCTGAAGGCGAAGCAGTCGGCGTATGGGTGGTTGCGGGTGTTGCATCGAGATGAGCCGGGGGGTCAGTCGGCGGCGATGGCGGCGGGGATTGCGGCGGCGCGGGGTGCGTGGGTGGCGACGCTGGATGCTGATCTGCAGAATGATCCGGGTGATCTGCCGGAGATGCTGGCGATCGCGAAGCGGGATGGCGTGGACCTGGTGCAGGGGGATCGGTCGGCGAATCGCCGGGATCATGCGATCCGGCGGTGGGCGAGTGCGGTTGGTCGGTTTGCGCGGGGGGCGATCGTGGGCGATCGGACGCGGGACACGGGTTGTTCGGCGCGGGTGATGCGAGCGGGGTATGCGAAGCGGCTGCCGTTGCAGTTCAAGGGGATGCATCGGTTCATCCCGGCGACGGTGCGGATTCTTGGTGGTTCGATCGCGGAGATGCGGGTTTCGCATCGGGAGCGGCACTCGGGGTCGACGAAGTACGGGCTGGGGCTGGTGAATCGTGGGGTGGCGGGGTTTATTGATTGTCTGGCGGTGCGTTGGATGAGCAAGCGGGTGCGGGATGTCTCGGTGGAGGAGGTCGGGACGGGCGGGGAGGGTGTGACTTGA
- a CDS encoding lipid-A-disaccharide synthase N-terminal domain-containing protein, with amino-acid sequence MGGSRHGRRWWLMVWAAVVLGGLVLLVASKQGMRLGGAGFELSDRLASVVIEATEDGPMVRLGEERLLSPQEFVAEVERAQAKNADRGLVYALLDITSWTGMLWVGFGFLAQAVFMGRMLIQWILSERAKRSVVPEAFWWLSLIGSSMLLIYFTWRIEPVGFVGQLFGWVVYVRNLWMIRKEDRVASAGAEKSEAGDG; translated from the coding sequence ATGGGCGGATCACGTCACGGCCGTCGGTGGTGGCTCATGGTGTGGGCTGCGGTGGTGCTGGGGGGTCTAGTGCTGCTGGTGGCGAGCAAGCAGGGGATGCGGCTCGGGGGCGCGGGGTTTGAGTTGTCGGATCGTCTGGCGAGCGTGGTGATCGAGGCGACCGAGGATGGTCCGATGGTGCGGTTGGGGGAGGAGAGGTTGTTGTCGCCTCAGGAGTTTGTGGCGGAGGTGGAGCGGGCGCAGGCGAAGAACGCGGATCGTGGGTTGGTGTATGCGCTGCTGGACATCACGTCGTGGACGGGGATGTTGTGGGTGGGGTTTGGGTTCCTGGCGCAGGCGGTGTTCATGGGGCGGATGCTGATTCAGTGGATTTTGTCGGAGCGGGCGAAGCGGTCGGTGGTGCCGGAGGCGTTCTGGTGGTTGAGTCTGATCGGGTCGTCGATGTTGCTGATCTACTTCACGTGGCGGATCGAGCCGGTGGGGTTTGTGGGTCAGTTGTTTGGGTGGGTGGTGTATGTGCGGAATCTGTGGATGATCAGGAAGGAGGACCGGGTGGCTAGTGCGGGTGCGGAGAAGTCGGAGGCGGGTGATGGGTGA
- the thiE gene encoding thiamine phosphate synthase produces MGDVLRAIDANANRASEGLRTLEDVARFVLNREDLSREAKGLRHELRGLLAGVEGLAWHRDTTGDVGTGIRTVREGQREDVAGIAEAAGYRVAEALRVIEEFGKLVGEREGCEELAGGAEGLRYRVYELQRKVVVALGSGRGCQWGVCLLLTESACLRPWREVLGEAVAAGVDCVQVREKGMNDRALLERVREVVGVARPAGAAVVVNDRADVALAAGADGVHLGQGDLSVGDVRRMAGRRLVVGVSTSRVEEAREAEDEGADYVGLGPMFVSMTKAKPVVAGPGYLRAYLEAGRLPHLAIGGITAGNVGELVAAGALGVAVCAAIAGADEPGAAARGLVEAFRGAS; encoded by the coding sequence ATGGGTGATGTGTTGCGGGCGATTGATGCGAATGCGAATCGAGCGAGTGAGGGGCTGCGGACGCTGGAGGATGTGGCGCGGTTTGTGTTGAATCGTGAGGATTTGTCGCGAGAGGCGAAGGGGCTGCGGCATGAGCTGCGGGGGTTGTTGGCGGGCGTAGAGGGGTTGGCGTGGCATCGGGATACGACGGGGGATGTGGGGACGGGGATTAGGACGGTGCGCGAGGGGCAACGGGAGGACGTGGCGGGGATCGCGGAGGCGGCGGGGTATCGGGTGGCGGAGGCGCTGCGGGTGATCGAGGAGTTCGGGAAGCTGGTTGGCGAGCGTGAGGGGTGTGAGGAGCTGGCGGGGGGTGCGGAGGGGCTGCGGTATCGGGTGTATGAGTTGCAGCGAAAGGTGGTGGTGGCGTTGGGGTCGGGGCGGGGATGTCAGTGGGGGGTGTGTTTGTTGTTGACGGAGTCGGCGTGTCTGCGGCCATGGCGCGAGGTGCTGGGTGAGGCGGTGGCGGCGGGGGTGGACTGTGTACAGGTGCGGGAGAAGGGGATGAACGATCGGGCGCTCTTGGAGCGGGTGCGCGAGGTGGTTGGGGTGGCGCGGCCTGCTGGGGCGGCGGTGGTGGTGAACGATCGGGCGGATGTGGCGTTGGCGGCGGGGGCGGATGGGGTGCATCTGGGTCAGGGGGACCTTTCGGTGGGCGATGTGCGGCGGATGGCGGGTCGGCGGCTGGTGGTGGGGGTCAGCACATCGCGGGTGGAGGAGGCGCGGGAGGCGGAGGATGAGGGGGCGGATTACGTTGGGTTGGGGCCGATGTTCGTGTCGATGACCAAGGCTAAGCCGGTGGTGGCGGGGCCGGGGTATCTGCGGGCTTATCTTGAGGCCGGGCGGCTGCCTCATCTGGCGATTGGTGGGATCACAGCGGGGAATGTCGGGGAACTGGTTGCAGCTGGAGCGCTGGGGGTGGCGGTGTGTGCGGCGATTGCGGGGGCGGATGAGCCCGGGGCGGCGGCTCGGGGGCTGGTGGAGGCGTTTCGAGGGGCGAGCTGA
- a CDS encoding zinc ABC transporter substrate-binding protein has protein sequence MRRGLILVALVMAGVVGLGAVGCAPEAEEREVSVRVATSLPPHGWLIECVGGDRVGVVVTLPGAASHATYTPTDRQVSGVLRCGVYFRAGVPFERGGWFSAIEGSGSVAVVDLREGIALRRMEAHRHHDEEGHDHAHDHGHGHGHGHGDGAEGYEDPHTWLSPANLIAQAGVVRKVLTRVDPAGAEVYAANHGALVTALGALDRELMLTLTPVRGRAFFVFHPSWGYFAERYGLRQVAIETEGKDPTDRELTALQNRARAEGIGVVFVQPQIAGRGAAAVAGAIGARVAVIDPMRADVVANLREVAAALLSSGQQE, from the coding sequence ATGAGACGAGGCCTGATATTGGTTGCGCTGGTCATGGCGGGGGTTGTGGGGTTAGGGGCAGTGGGCTGCGCCCCTGAGGCTGAGGAGCGGGAGGTATCGGTGCGGGTGGCGACGAGTTTGCCGCCTCATGGGTGGCTGATTGAGTGTGTCGGGGGTGATCGGGTGGGTGTGGTGGTGACGCTGCCGGGGGCGGCGAGTCATGCGACGTATACGCCTACGGACCGGCAGGTGTCGGGTGTGCTGCGGTGCGGGGTTTATTTCCGGGCAGGGGTGCCGTTTGAGCGTGGGGGGTGGTTTTCGGCGATCGAGGGGAGCGGGTCGGTGGCGGTGGTGGATTTGCGGGAAGGGATTGCGCTGCGGAGGATGGAGGCGCATCGGCATCACGATGAGGAGGGGCATGATCACGCGCACGATCATGGTCACGGTCACGGTCACGGCCATGGGGATGGGGCTGAGGGGTATGAGGACCCGCACACGTGGTTGAGTCCGGCGAATCTGATCGCGCAGGCCGGGGTGGTGCGGAAGGTGCTGACGCGGGTGGACCCGGCGGGGGCGGAGGTTTACGCGGCGAATCATGGGGCGTTGGTGACGGCGTTGGGGGCATTGGATCGGGAGTTGATGCTGACGCTGACGCCTGTGCGGGGCCGGGCGTTTTTTGTGTTTCATCCGTCGTGGGGTTACTTCGCGGAGCGGTATGGGCTGCGGCAGGTGGCGATTGAGACGGAGGGGAAGGACCCGACGGATCGGGAGTTGACGGCGTTGCAGAACCGGGCGCGGGCGGAGGGGATCGGGGTGGTGTTTGTGCAGCCGCAGATCGCGGGTCGGGGAGCGGCGGCGGTCGCGGGAGCGATCGGGGCTCGGGTGGCGGTGATCGACCCGATGCGGGCGGACGTGGTGGCGAATCTGCGTGAGGTGGCGGCGGCGTTGTTGTCCTCTGGTCAGCAGGAGTAG
- a CDS encoding ABC transporter ATP-binding protein: protein MVAADDVVIEVAGVTFRYPGSVLERAVLDEVSLEVRRDDFLGIIGPNGGGKTTLLKLMLGQLRAEVGTVRVFGQAAEWGRSRIGYVPQQATIDAAAPASVLDIVLMGRLGASRWGLWYSKRDRDAAMDCLGMTGCAELASRAIRSLSGGQRQRVLIARALAADAEVLLLDEPTTGVDPHAQRGLTELLHRLHERMPIVMVSHDISFVTSELNRVACLNSKLSVHPMSELSYDQIERTYAGPVRILHHHEDDCPIHPPTLPHGSIGSAESSGGGEGVPSHGGGG from the coding sequence ATGGTGGCAGCGGATGATGTGGTGATTGAGGTTGCGGGGGTGACGTTTCGGTACCCGGGTTCGGTGCTGGAGCGGGCGGTGCTGGATGAGGTGAGTCTGGAGGTGAGGCGGGATGATTTTCTGGGGATCATCGGGCCGAACGGGGGAGGGAAGACGACGCTGTTGAAGCTGATGCTGGGGCAACTGCGGGCGGAGGTGGGGACGGTGCGGGTGTTCGGGCAGGCGGCGGAGTGGGGACGGTCGCGGATCGGTTATGTCCCGCAGCAGGCGACGATCGATGCGGCGGCGCCGGCGTCGGTGCTGGACATTGTGTTGATGGGTCGGTTGGGGGCGTCACGGTGGGGGCTGTGGTACTCGAAGCGGGATCGGGATGCGGCGATGGACTGCCTGGGGATGACGGGGTGCGCGGAGCTGGCGAGTCGGGCGATCCGGTCGTTGTCGGGCGGACAGCGACAGCGGGTGCTGATTGCGCGGGCGCTGGCGGCAGACGCTGAGGTGCTGCTGTTGGATGAGCCGACGACGGGCGTGGACCCGCACGCGCAGCGGGGGCTCACCGAGCTGCTGCACCGGCTGCACGAGCGGATGCCGATTGTCATGGTGAGTCACGACATCTCGTTTGTGACCAGCGAACTCAACCGCGTGGCGTGCCTGAACTCGAAGCTCTCGGTGCACCCGATGAGCGAGCTGTCCTATGACCAGATCGAACGGACCTACGCGGGGCCGGTCCGCATCCTCCACCACCACGAAGACGACTGCCCCATCCACCCCCCCACCCTCCCGCATGGGTCGATAGGTTCCGCAGAGAGTTCTGGTGGCGGAGAAGGCGTGCCTTCGCATGGGGGGGGTGGGTGA
- a CDS encoding metal ABC transporter permease — protein MMFFRDMADNPFLVTGLLAGALASVATGVIGPFVITRRIVFLSGAIAHMALGGIGGAIFLRHFYPGVFGWMSPLEGAVVVALGSAVLLGVVHDRVAERMDTLIGAMWAVGMAVGLMLIKFTPGYHTELMSYLFGNIVYVSWSDVWLLAGLDAVILGVTAVYYKQLVGVCVDAQQAELRGVNVMRVQIVLLCLVALTVITLIQVVGLILVLALLTLPAATAAHRLSRLATIIPVSVLIGLVVTTTPRVLVYEIEVMGSSISPEPAIVLAAAGLYLVSVASRRLAGR, from the coding sequence ATGATGTTTTTCAGGGACATGGCGGACAACCCGTTTTTGGTGACGGGTTTGCTGGCTGGGGCGTTGGCGTCGGTGGCGACGGGGGTGATCGGTCCGTTTGTGATCACGCGACGGATCGTGTTTCTGTCGGGTGCGATTGCACACATGGCGCTGGGGGGAATTGGCGGGGCGATTTTTCTCCGGCACTTTTATCCGGGGGTGTTTGGCTGGATGAGTCCGCTGGAGGGTGCGGTGGTGGTGGCGTTGGGGTCGGCGGTGCTGTTGGGGGTGGTGCACGATCGGGTGGCGGAGCGGATGGACACGCTGATCGGTGCGATGTGGGCGGTGGGGATGGCGGTGGGGCTGATGCTGATCAAGTTTACGCCTGGCTATCACACGGAGCTGATGAGTTATCTGTTTGGGAACATCGTGTATGTGTCGTGGTCGGATGTGTGGTTGCTGGCGGGGCTGGACGCGGTGATTCTTGGGGTGACGGCGGTGTATTACAAGCAGTTGGTGGGGGTCTGTGTGGACGCGCAGCAGGCGGAGCTTCGGGGGGTGAACGTGATGCGTGTGCAGATTGTGTTGCTGTGTCTGGTAGCGTTGACAGTGATCACGCTGATTCAAGTGGTGGGGTTGATTCTGGTGCTGGCATTATTGACGTTACCGGCGGCGACGGCGGCGCATCGGTTATCGCGGCTGGCGACGATCATCCCGGTGTCGGTGTTGATCGGGCTGGTGGTGACGACGACGCCTCGGGTCCTGGTTTATGAGATCGAGGTGATGGGGTCGTCGATCAGCCCGGAGCCTGCGATCGTGCTGGCGGCGGCGGGGTTGTATCTGGTGTCGGTGGCCAGTCGTCGGTTGGCTGGGAGATAG